The following is a genomic window from Brassica napus cultivar Da-Ae chromosome A3 unlocalized genomic scaffold, Da-Ae chrA03_Random_13, whole genome shotgun sequence.
GAAACAGAGGAATACATCTCTCAAATGGCGACCATTAGAGTACCAGACGAAGTCCCATCTCCAGCTCAGGATTCTGAAACTCTCAATAAAGCTTTTCGCGGTACGTTACAATTAATCATCTTATCTGCATTCACGTACGTTCGCAAGCTTTGTCTGGTTCTTGAAACTGGAACCgtgttcttgttgttgttgtaggatGGGGAACAGATGAGAAGGCTATCATACGCGTTTTAGGAAAAAGAAACGAGAGCCAGAGAAAGAGAATCAGGGAGAGTTATAAAGAGATTTACGGCAAGGATCTTATCGATGATCTCTCCTCTGAACTCTCTGGTGATTTCAAGGTACTGGCACATTCAAAACAAGGCTGGCTCTAAGATTATATGgtttaaacatttattaagaattttttataaaaattttaaacttctatatatgttactataaaaaaaaattgaaggccAAAAACAATGAAAACAAGAACTTGTGATTTAATTCGCAGAAAGCTGTGATTCTGTGGACGAAAGATCCAGCAGAGAGATACGCAAGGCTTGCGAACAAGGTCTTgaatgataaaaagaaaaccataGAGAAACTAAAGATCCTCGTGGAGATCTCTTGCACAAGTTCTCCTAGCCATTTGATTGCTGTGAGGAAAGCTTATTGTTCTCTCTACGACTCATCCCTTGAAGAAGACATTGCTTCCTCTGTTCCTTTTCCTCTTGCAAAGGTTCTTTATCTTACTCTTTTGTCTTTTAGCTGTCTCATAAGTAACTCAATTAGTCTATCTAATACCACATTTATGGTAATAATAAAAATGGACAGTTGCTGGTGACATTAGCAACTTCGTTCAGATATGATAAAGAGAAGGTTGACAAGGAAGTTGCTACAATAGAGGCCGGTATGCTACATGAAGCCATATCAAAAAAGCAACTAGATCATGATCATGTCCTTTACATTATAGGAACTCGCAGTATCTACCAGCTCAGAGCAACCTTTGTTGCTTACAAGCAGAGTTATGGGAACACATTAGATAAGGTTTTGAAGCATCTTTGTTTAGCTTTGAGAATTTTGTCTTTTCATGGATACTTCATGTTTGTTGGTTATTATGGCACAGGATGTTGATGGATGTCCTGGAGATGCTGATCTGAGAAGTCTATTGCAGATGGTGATCTTGTGCATTGAGTTCCCTGAGAAACACTTTGCAAAGGTACTAATAACATTTTGAGCAGACATAGACTCAAATAGCAAAAAATATCAAGAAAGACAAGAATGGtgtttaaattatattctaCTTGCAGGTTGTAAGAGATTCGATTGAGGGGTTTGGAACAGATGAAGATTCGTTGACGAGAGCGATTGTGATGCGTGCAGAGATTGATTTGATGAAAGTAAGAGGAGAGTATTTCAATATGTATAACGCAAGCATGGATAACGCTATCATTGGTGATGTTTCTGGTGACTACAAGGACTTCCTCATGACTCTACTTGGTTCCAAAATCTGATCTTTGTTTGAATTTTAATATTCTTGGCTTGGCTTGTGAATTGTGACTTGTATTAAAGACTTCATTTTCTGATTCAGATTTGATAAAAC
Proteins encoded in this region:
- the LOC125594112 gene encoding annexin D3-like, translating into MATIRVPDEVPSPAQDSETLNKAFRGWGTDEKAIIRVLGKRNESQRKRIRESYKEIYGKDLIDDLSSELSGDFKKAVILWTKDPAERYARLANKVLNDKKKTIEKLKILVEISCTSSPSHLIAVRKAYCSLYDSSLEEDIASSVPFPLAKLLVTLATSFRYDKEKVDKEVATIEAGMLHEAISKKQLDHDHVLYIIGTRSIYQLRATFVAYKQSYGNTLDKDVDGCPGDADLRSLLQMVILCIEFPEKHFAKVVRDSIEGFGTDEDSLTRAIVMRAEIDLMKVRGEYFNMYNASMDNAIIGDVSGDYKDFLMTLLGSKI